In Mycobacterium sp. JS623, one genomic interval encodes:
- a CDS encoding class I SAM-dependent methyltransferase, whose product MTTFRDQSHAPARRLTLAEILEIFAAGQLPLKFTAYDGSTAGPDDAAVGLDLRTPRGTTYLATAPGDLGLARAYVSGDLEPLGVHPGDPYELLKALADKMDFKLPPARLLPNIIRSIGFEHLKPIAPPPQEALPRWRRIAEGLRHSRIRDAEAIHHHYDVSNTFYEWVLGPSMTYTCACYPHPDATLEEAQENKYRLVFEKLRLKPGDRLLDVGCGWGGMVRYAARHGVKTIGVTLSKEQAAWAQQAIEEQGLSDLAEVRHSDYRDVRESGFDAVSSIGLTEHIGVHNYPAYFRFLKSKLRTGGLLLNHCITRHDNRTGASAGGFIDRYVFPDGELTGSGRIITEVQDVGLEVVHEENLRHHYALTLRDWCRNLVEHWDEAVEEVGLPTAKVWGLYMAGSRVGFETNVVQLHQVLAVKLDSHGHDGGLPLRPWWTP is encoded by the coding sequence ATGACGACATTCAGAGATCAGTCACATGCGCCGGCCAGGAGACTCACGCTGGCCGAAATTCTGGAGATCTTCGCGGCAGGTCAGCTGCCGCTGAAGTTCACCGCGTACGACGGAAGTACGGCCGGGCCGGACGACGCTGCTGTCGGCCTGGACCTGAGGACACCGCGCGGCACCACGTATCTGGCCACTGCCCCCGGCGATCTCGGCCTGGCACGCGCGTATGTGTCGGGCGATCTGGAACCGCTTGGCGTGCATCCCGGTGATCCCTACGAGCTGCTGAAGGCGCTCGCCGACAAGATGGACTTCAAGCTGCCACCCGCCCGGCTGCTGCCCAATATCATTCGCTCGATCGGCTTCGAACACCTCAAGCCGATCGCGCCACCGCCGCAGGAAGCACTGCCGCGCTGGCGTCGCATCGCAGAAGGACTGCGGCACAGCAGAATCCGTGACGCCGAGGCAATTCACCACCACTATGACGTGTCAAACACGTTCTACGAGTGGGTGCTTGGCCCCTCGATGACCTACACCTGCGCGTGCTATCCGCACCCGGATGCGACGCTGGAGGAGGCGCAGGAGAACAAGTACCGATTGGTGTTCGAGAAGCTGAGGCTGAAGCCGGGCGACCGGTTGCTCGACGTCGGCTGCGGCTGGGGCGGCATGGTGCGCTACGCGGCGCGCCACGGCGTCAAGACCATCGGCGTCACACTGTCGAAAGAACAAGCGGCGTGGGCGCAGCAGGCGATAGAGGAACAGGGCCTGTCAGACTTGGCCGAAGTGCGCCACAGTGACTACCGCGATGTTCGCGAATCCGGCTTCGACGCGGTTTCGTCCATCGGCCTGACGGAACACATTGGCGTGCACAACTATCCGGCATACTTCCGGTTCCTCAAGTCGAAGCTGCGCACCGGCGGGCTGCTGCTCAACCACTGCATCACGCGCCACGACAACCGGACTGGGGCTAGCGCGGGCGGTTTCATCGACCGCTATGTGTTCCCTGACGGCGAGCTCACCGGCTCTGGGCGCATCATCACCGAAGTCCAGGACGTCGGCCTCGAAGTCGTCCACGAGGAGAACCTGCGCCACCACTACGCGTTGACGCTGCGCGACTGGTGCCGCAATCTCGTCGAACACTGGGACGAGGCGGTCGAAGAGGTCGGGCTGCCCACCGCGAAGGTGTGGGGGCTGTACATGGCGGGCTCGCGCGTCGGCTTCGAGACGAATGTCGTTCAGCTGCACCAGGTTCTGGCGGTCAAGCTGGACTCGCACGGCCACGACGGCGGCCTGCCGCTGCG
- a CDS encoding FAD-binding oxidoreductase → MFVEGSDAQAAHAAGVQRLLASYRAIPPSATVRLAKPTSNLFRARAKATAKGLDTSGLTGVIAVDPEARTADVAGMCTYQDLVAATLPYGLSPFVVPQLKTITLGGAVTGLGIESASFRNGLPHESVLEMDILTGTGEVLTASPDQHADLYRAFPNSYGTLGYSVRLKIELESVKPFVALRHLRFHSLDDLVAAMDRIIETGGHDGVPVDYLDGVVFSADESYLTLGFQTGTPGPVSDYTGQQIYYRSIQHGNGEKHDRLTIHDYLWRWDTDWFWCSRAFGAQDPRIRRLWPRRFRRSSFYWKLIAYDQRFNIADRIEKRNGRPPRERVVQDVEVPIERTAEFLDWFLANVPIEPVWVCPLRLRDEGGWPLYPIRPHHTYVNIGFWSSVPVGPTDGYTNRMIERKISGLDGHKSLYSDAFYSHDEFDELYGGEAYKTVKKTYDPDSRLLDLYAKAVQRR, encoded by the coding sequence GTGTTTGTTGAGGGGAGCGACGCACAGGCTGCTCACGCTGCGGGCGTGCAGCGGCTTCTCGCCAGTTACCGCGCGATTCCGCCGAGCGCCACCGTCCGGCTCGCCAAGCCCACGTCAAACCTGTTCCGCGCACGGGCCAAAGCCACCGCCAAGGGGCTGGACACCTCGGGGCTGACGGGCGTCATCGCCGTGGACCCCGAGGCGCGGACCGCCGACGTGGCCGGCATGTGTACCTACCAGGATCTGGTCGCGGCCACCTTGCCGTATGGGCTCTCGCCGTTCGTCGTGCCGCAGCTGAAGACCATCACGCTGGGCGGCGCGGTCACCGGGCTTGGCATCGAGTCGGCGTCGTTCCGCAACGGCCTGCCGCATGAGTCCGTACTGGAGATGGACATCCTGACCGGCACCGGCGAGGTGCTCACCGCGTCGCCCGACCAGCATGCCGACCTGTATCGGGCATTCCCGAATTCGTATGGCACGCTTGGCTATTCGGTCCGACTGAAGATCGAGCTGGAATCCGTCAAACCGTTCGTTGCGTTGCGACACTTGAGATTCCACTCACTGGACGACTTGGTCGCGGCCATGGACCGCATCATCGAGACCGGCGGCCACGACGGCGTTCCTGTCGATTACCTCGACGGTGTGGTGTTCAGCGCCGATGAGAGTTACCTGACGCTTGGCTTCCAAACCGGCACACCCGGCCCCGTCAGCGACTACACCGGTCAGCAGATCTACTACCGCTCCATCCAGCACGGGAATGGCGAGAAGCACGACCGGCTCACCATTCACGATTACCTGTGGCGCTGGGACACCGATTGGTTCTGGTGCTCGCGTGCGTTCGGCGCGCAGGACCCGCGGATTCGCCGACTCTGGCCGCGGCGTTTCCGGCGCAGCAGCTTTTATTGGAAGCTGATCGCCTACGATCAGCGGTTCAACATCGCCGACCGCATCGAGAAGCGCAATGGCCGGCCGCCGCGCGAACGCGTTGTGCAGGACGTCGAGGTGCCCATCGAACGCACCGCCGAGTTCCTTGACTGGTTTTTGGCCAACGTGCCGATTGAACCGGTGTGGGTGTGTCCGCTGCGGTTACGCGATGAGGGTGGCTGGCCCTTGTACCCGATTCGCCCACACCACACCTACGTCAACATCGGTTTTTGGTCGTCGGTGCCGGTCGGACCGACCGATGGGTATACCAACAGGATGATCGAACGCAAGATCAGCGGCCTCGATGGTCACAAATCGCTGTATTCCGACGCTTTTTATTCCCATGATGAGTTTGACGAGCTGTATGGCGGGGAGGCTTACAAGACCGTCAAGAAAACCTACGACCCTGACTCACGGTTGCTAGATCTGTACGCGAAGGCGGTGCAACGGCGATGA
- a CDS encoding SRPBCC family protein, whose amino-acid sequence MGQVSASSTVLIDAPPERVLAAVADYATVRPKILSSHYSEYQVLEGGQGAGTVATWKLQATKSRVRDVKADVDVAGHTVIEKDANSSMITNWTVAPAGQGSSVTVKTSWQGAGGIGGFFEKTFAPLGLRKIQGEVLENLKKQVETR is encoded by the coding sequence ATGGGACAGGTCAGCGCGTCCAGCACCGTCTTGATTGACGCCCCGCCGGAGCGCGTGCTGGCGGCCGTGGCCGACTATGCGACCGTGCGCCCGAAGATCCTGTCCTCGCACTACAGCGAGTACCAGGTGCTCGAGGGTGGTCAGGGCGCAGGCACTGTCGCGACCTGGAAGCTGCAGGCGACGAAATCGCGGGTGCGCGACGTCAAGGCCGACGTCGACGTGGCAGGTCACACCGTCATCGAGAAGGACGCCAACTCGTCGATGATCACCAACTGGACCGTCGCGCCGGCCGGGCAGGGGTCGTCGGTCACGGTCAAGACGTCGTGGCAGGGGGCCGGCGGCATCGGCGGCTTCTTCGAGAAGACGTTCGCGCCGCTGGGGTTGCGCAAGATCCAGGGTGAGGTGCTGGAGAATCTCAAGAAACAGGTCGAGACCCGCTAG